A DNA window from Terriglobales bacterium contains the following coding sequences:
- a CDS encoding hydrogenase, with translation MKSPDSRDALRPGERPRPPVIAPGHTFGSVTDHISAIVLQRPVTHTWLAATALAFAVAMMLLYALGYLVVKGIGIWGENEPIGWAFDITNFVWWIGIGHAGTLISAILLLLRQKWRTSINRFAEAMTLFAVACAGVFPAVH, from the coding sequence ATGAAAAGCCCAGACTCCAGGGACGCGCTGCGGCCGGGCGAGAGGCCCCGGCCTCCGGTGATCGCTCCGGGCCACACCTTCGGCTCGGTCACGGACCACATCAGCGCCATCGTGCTGCAGCGCCCGGTCACCCACACATGGCTGGCGGCCACGGCCCTGGCCTTCGCCGTGGCCATGATGTTGCTCTACGCCCTAGGATACCTGGTGGTGAAGGGCATCGGCATCTGGGGCGAGAACGAGCCCATCGGCTGGGCTTTCGACATCACCAACTTCGTCTGGTGGATCGGCATCGGACACGCCGGCACGCTCATCTCCGCCATCCTGCTGCTGCTGCGGCAGAAGTGGCGCACCTCCATCAACCGCTTCGCCGAGGCCATGACGCTGTTCGCCGTGGCCTGCGCCGGAGTCTTCCCCGCGGTCCAC